One window of Eisenibacter elegans DSM 3317 genomic DNA carries:
- a CDS encoding DUF1599 domain-containing protein, whose protein sequence is MQVSLLASLPHTTAEAYAQVLAACKALFEQKNKDYGTAWRILRLPSITDQIYIKAKRIRTIQEKGQQRVADKVEEEFVGIINYCLMALIQLRLPADAPLEMDYQALSTYYDTCVQETWALLDNKNHDYGEAWRDMRVSSMTDIILMKLHRLKQIEDNEGQTLVSEGAAANYQDILNYCVFCLIKLAI, encoded by the coding sequence ATGCAGGTATCACTTTTGGCCTCCTTGCCCCATACTACCGCCGAAGCTTACGCGCAGGTGTTGGCTGCTTGTAAGGCACTTTTTGAGCAAAAAAACAAGGACTATGGAACGGCTTGGCGCATCTTGAGGCTGCCATCTATCACCGACCAAATATACATCAAGGCTAAGCGCATTCGTACTATCCAAGAGAAAGGTCAACAACGTGTGGCCGACAAAGTAGAAGAAGAGTTTGTAGGCATTATCAACTATTGCCTAATGGCGCTCATACAATTGCGCCTGCCGGCAGACGCGCCGCTAGAAATGGACTACCAAGCCCTAAGCACATACTACGACACCTGTGTGCAAGAGACTTGGGCACTGCTGGACAATAAAAACCACGATTATGGGGAGGCTTGGCGCGATATGCGCGTCAGTTCTATGACGGACATTATCTTGATGAAGCTACACCGACTCAAACAAATAGAAGACAACGAAGGCCAAACCCTTGTATCAGAAGGCGCAGCGGCCAACTATCAAGATATTCTCAACTATTGTGTCTTTTGCCTGATTAAATTAGCTATCTAA
- a CDS encoding NADH-quinone oxidoreductase subunit A encodes MLTPDIAAFGNILLFLGAAVFFVVAGLVTAWIIRPHRPNVEKNKAYECGEEAVGTAWGQFNVRFYVVALIFLLFDVELVCLFPWAVIFGNETLIQETQGRWGWFALLEALIFVGILALGLAYAWVKGFLDWIAPQPQPSDFESKIPASAYQALNERQYAPRPKTAAAQTS; translated from the coding sequence ATGCTTACTCCCGACATAGCCGCTTTTGGCAACATCTTGCTCTTTTTGGGCGCTGCCGTGTTTTTTGTGGTAGCCGGCCTGGTAACGGCTTGGATTATCCGCCCACACCGCCCTAATGTAGAAAAAAATAAAGCCTACGAATGTGGAGAAGAAGCCGTAGGAACAGCCTGGGGGCAGTTCAATGTGCGGTTTTATGTGGTAGCGCTGATTTTCCTGCTTTTTGATGTAGAGCTGGTCTGCCTCTTCCCTTGGGCAGTGATATTTGGCAACGAAACCCTGATTCAAGAAACCCAAGGCCGATGGGGTTGGTTTGCCTTATTAGAAGCCCTCATCTTTGTAGGTATCTTGGCGCTTGGCTTGGCCTATGCGTGGGTCAAAGGCTTCCTAGATTGGATAGCCCCACAACCACAACCCAGCGATTTTGAGAGCAAAATACCCGCCTCTGCCTACCAAGCCCTCAATGAAAGGCAATATGCCCCTCGCCCCAAAACAGCAGCCGCGCAAACTTCTTAG
- a CDS encoding BT_3928 family protein, translated as MHIFNKLLAFFVGGVFVLSGLVKLNDPQGTQIKLEEYFHVFQADQTIGLASMSGLWEFLLPYSLSLAVLLSTAEVVLGANLIFSYRQRSSLMALLALIIFFGMLTFYSAYFNKVTDCGCFGDAIKLTPWQSFWKDMLLLMMVTFLLIQYSSPQRALKDQMPKLIGWLSSTAVLVASLILAYYAIHYLPPIDFRAYKIGNSIPEQMKPSEPLRYEYLMEKDGKTHRFTDYPSDTTYVYKDMRLLNPKAQPKITDYAIWNNQGDITQESFKGRKLFIVIADIETVHLRYISEINELAKQAKKNKITPMVLTGTDDQSYQAFQRRVGLKIPYYFADKTVLKTMIRANPGIVLLDNGVVKGKWHHNRLPSVEVLQKL; from the coding sequence ATGCATATATTCAACAAGCTATTGGCCTTTTTTGTAGGCGGCGTATTCGTCTTGTCGGGCCTAGTAAAACTCAATGACCCTCAAGGTACACAAATCAAACTCGAAGAGTACTTTCACGTATTCCAAGCCGACCAAACGATAGGGCTAGCCTCGATGAGTGGGCTGTGGGAGTTTTTGTTGCCTTATAGCCTTAGCTTAGCTGTATTGCTCAGTACAGCAGAGGTAGTTTTGGGAGCCAACCTGATTTTCTCATACCGCCAACGCAGCAGCCTGATGGCACTCTTGGCGCTCATCATCTTTTTTGGGATGTTGACCTTCTACTCGGCATACTTCAATAAAGTAACAGACTGTGGCTGTTTTGGCGATGCAATCAAGCTGACTCCTTGGCAGTCGTTCTGGAAAGATATGCTCCTCCTGATGATGGTAACCTTCTTACTCATTCAGTACAGCAGCCCACAACGAGCCCTCAAAGACCAAATGCCCAAACTTATCGGCTGGCTCAGCAGTACTGCCGTGTTGGTGGCATCCTTGATTTTGGCCTATTATGCCATCCATTATCTACCACCGATTGATTTTAGAGCCTACAAAATCGGCAATAGCATCCCCGAGCAAATGAAACCCTCCGAGCCGCTGCGCTATGAGTACCTGATGGAGAAAGACGGCAAAACACACCGCTTCACCGACTACCCCTCTGATACCACCTATGTTTACAAGGATATGCGTCTGCTCAACCCCAAGGCACAGCCCAAAATCACCGACTATGCCATCTGGAACAATCAAGGCGATATAACGCAAGAAAGCTTCAAGGGGCGCAAGCTCTTTATTGTCATTGCCGATATCGAAACCGTACACCTGCGCTATATATCTGAAATCAACGAGCTAGCCAAACAAGCCAAGAAAAATAAAATCACCCCAATGGTGCTTACCGGTACTGATGACCAAAGCTACCAAGCCTTCCAACGACGGGTAGGACTAAAAATACCCTATTATTTTGCCGACAAGACCGTCCTCAAAACAATGATTCGGGCCAACCCCGGTATCGTCTTGTTAGACAATGGGGTAGTGAAGGGGAAGTGGCATCATAATCGACTCCCAAGCGTAGAGGTCTTGCAAAAACTATAG
- a CDS encoding YjjG family noncanonical pyrimidine nucleotidase encodes MPYQHLLFDLDDTLWHFERNANETLTDLHRQYGLQAIESSLSVEAFLQAFHQVNRQLWQRYNVGQLDQETLRTRRFVLIFEALSIQIPEDICLQLAHEYVLIGPTKPHLIPGAKELLEELRPDYGLHIITNGFVDVQRVKMEASGIAHFFDTVVTSAEAGVKKPDKQIFEYTLNTAGAKAGDCLMIGDNWDTDIVGAATAGIDSVYFCPHPPPQTQHPRIIRQLAELKQYL; translated from the coding sequence ATGCCCTACCAACACTTGTTATTTGACTTAGATGATACACTTTGGCACTTTGAGCGTAACGCCAACGAAACGCTCACTGACCTACACCGGCAGTATGGCTTGCAGGCAATCGAGTCTAGCCTGTCAGTAGAGGCTTTTTTGCAAGCCTTTCACCAAGTCAACAGGCAGCTGTGGCAACGCTACAATGTAGGCCAACTCGACCAAGAGACGCTGCGCACGCGCAGATTTGTACTGATTTTTGAAGCCTTGTCCATTCAAATACCAGAAGATATTTGCCTGCAATTGGCACACGAGTATGTGTTGATAGGACCCACCAAACCACACCTTATTCCGGGAGCCAAGGAACTGCTCGAAGAGTTAAGGCCGGACTATGGGCTGCATATCATCACCAATGGGTTTGTAGATGTACAGCGGGTTAAAATGGAGGCTTCAGGAATTGCACACTTTTTTGATACTGTGGTTACTTCGGCAGAGGCTGGCGTAAAGAAGCCCGACAAACAGATATTTGAGTATACCCTCAACACTGCCGGAGCTAAGGCCGGAGACTGCCTGATGATAGGCGATAACTGGGACACAGATATTGTCGGAGCAGCTACGGCGGGCATCGACTCGGTGTACTTTTGCCCACACCCCCCCCCACAAACGCAACACCCACGCATTATCCGACAACTGGCAGAGCTGAAACAGTATCTTTGA
- a CDS encoding penicillin acylase family protein, whose amino-acid sequence MKIIRLIISLALTVGLFYGLDNKFGSLPPVGKFFNPFAGFWQNAEPRQPDQQLSWQFPELEEEVEIIIDQRQVPHIFAKNDHDLYFMQGYITAKYRLWQMEFQTHAAAGRLTEILGKGPDEVLLRLDQHRRRIGMVYAAERALEEMSKDPEIKAVMEAYTDGVNAYIRQLSAKDYPLEYKLLDYEPEPWTPLKSALLLKYMAYDLSGANDDAEMTQILQQMKNGSEVIAELFPNYPTPHDPIIPAGTVWDFKNVKTIKPPKNIVAPPEQQPNPDGKADNQDKQDLGSNNWAISAEKSASGYPILANDPHLTLNLPSIWFEIQLVSDKVNVYGVSLPGSPCVTIGFNRHISWGVTNVDPDVLDWYKIKFKDESLAEYWYEGEWKPTTSRKETLYVRGGEVLVDTVIYTHHGPVVAKPGTKANTMGASTALPGHALRWLAHDPSNELRTFYELNRAQNYKDYREALVHYVCPAQNFIFSDINKDIAITPNGKFPLKWKGQGKFVLDGTDAKHEWQGWIPNEHNPHLRNPARGFVSSANQFPTDTLYPYYLNWEYATYERGWRINEVLESVQKGTPQTMIALQNDNLGLLARDVLPELLKYLDANKLKGEGQKAYQALQGWDFMYETKHIAPTIFEAWWDLLYEATWSDDFGNKERGLRYPAIDKTAELILLNDSIPVAWFDDINTPEKETLQDLAQQTFDKAIKTLIEKHGAYGEAWTWGKTKTTSILHLTQIPAFSVLSLPTAGNKRIVNATGKRSGPSWRMVVAMGKTNKGFGIYPGGQSGNPGSFYYDNMIEPWLKGELAELTFMRKVNENVPNALSRITCKKK is encoded by the coding sequence ATGAAAATTATCAGGCTCATTATTTCCCTTGCCCTTACAGTTGGACTTTTTTATGGCCTAGACAATAAGTTTGGAAGCTTGCCGCCAGTGGGCAAATTTTTCAATCCCTTCGCAGGGTTTTGGCAAAATGCGGAACCCCGTCAACCGGACCAGCAACTTTCGTGGCAGTTCCCGGAGTTGGAGGAGGAGGTCGAAATCATCATCGATCAGCGGCAAGTACCGCATATCTTTGCCAAAAATGACCACGACCTGTATTTTATGCAGGGCTATATCACGGCCAAGTACCGTCTTTGGCAAATGGAGTTTCAGACACACGCTGCTGCTGGGCGCTTGACCGAAATCTTGGGCAAAGGACCTGATGAGGTGCTTTTGCGTCTCGACCAACACCGCCGCCGTATCGGGATGGTATATGCTGCCGAGCGTGCCTTGGAGGAGATGAGCAAAGACCCCGAAATCAAGGCTGTTATGGAGGCTTATACCGATGGGGTAAATGCTTACATCCGGCAGTTGAGCGCCAAGGACTACCCTCTCGAATACAAACTACTTGATTATGAGCCAGAGCCTTGGACACCGCTCAAATCGGCCTTGTTGCTCAAGTATATGGCCTATGACCTGTCGGGGGCGAATGATGATGCAGAGATGACACAGATTCTCCAACAGATGAAAAACGGCTCAGAGGTGATTGCAGAGCTATTCCCAAACTATCCTACCCCACACGACCCCATTATCCCTGCCGGTACTGTGTGGGATTTCAAGAATGTAAAGACCATCAAGCCACCCAAAAACATAGTGGCTCCTCCTGAACAACAACCAAACCCCGACGGCAAAGCTGACAACCAAGATAAGCAAGATTTGGGTAGTAACAACTGGGCAATCAGCGCAGAGAAATCGGCTTCAGGCTATCCTATCTTGGCCAATGACCCACACCTCACCCTCAACTTGCCCTCGATTTGGTTTGAAATTCAGCTCGTAAGCGACAAGGTCAATGTCTATGGCGTGTCCTTGCCCGGCTCACCGTGTGTAACCATCGGCTTCAACCGGCATATCAGTTGGGGAGTAACCAATGTAGACCCTGATGTGCTCGATTGGTACAAAATTAAGTTTAAGGATGAGAGCCTTGCCGAATACTGGTATGAGGGCGAATGGAAGCCGACCACTAGCAGAAAGGAAACACTCTATGTGCGTGGTGGAGAGGTATTGGTGGATACTGTGATATATACACATCACGGCCCTGTAGTAGCCAAACCCGGCACTAAGGCCAACACAATGGGGGCTTCAACGGCGCTGCCCGGCCACGCGCTGCGCTGGTTGGCACACGACCCTTCCAATGAGCTACGCACATTCTATGAGCTAAATCGTGCCCAAAACTACAAAGACTATCGCGAAGCCTTGGTACATTATGTATGCCCTGCACAGAACTTTATCTTTTCAGATATCAACAAAGATATAGCCATTACCCCCAACGGCAAATTCCCACTTAAGTGGAAAGGCCAAGGGAAGTTTGTACTTGATGGTACTGATGCCAAACACGAATGGCAGGGCTGGATTCCGAACGAACACAACCCACACCTACGCAACCCGGCACGTGGCTTTGTTAGTTCGGCCAACCAATTCCCCACCGATACACTCTACCCCTATTACCTCAACTGGGAATATGCTACTTATGAGCGGGGCTGGCGCATCAATGAAGTGCTGGAGAGCGTGCAAAAAGGTACTCCGCAAACAATGATAGCCTTACAAAATGACAACCTCGGGCTACTGGCTAGAGATGTATTACCTGAATTGCTGAAGTACTTGGATGCAAACAAACTCAAAGGAGAAGGCCAAAAAGCGTATCAAGCCTTGCAAGGGTGGGACTTTATGTACGAAACCAAACACATCGCCCCGACAATATTTGAGGCCTGGTGGGATTTGCTCTACGAAGCTACGTGGAGCGATGATTTTGGAAACAAAGAGCGGGGCTTGCGCTATCCGGCTATCGACAAAACCGCAGAGTTGATTTTGCTCAATGACTCTATCCCTGTGGCTTGGTTTGATGATATCAACACCCCCGAAAAAGAAACACTTCAAGACCTAGCGCAACAAACTTTTGACAAGGCCATCAAGACCTTGATTGAAAAACACGGAGCCTATGGCGAAGCGTGGACTTGGGGCAAAACTAAGACAACCAGTATCTTACACCTTACCCAAATACCGGCCTTCAGCGTATTGAGCCTCCCTACTGCGGGCAACAAACGCATTGTCAATGCGACAGGCAAACGCAGCGGCCCTTCGTGGCGAATGGTCGTAGCAATGGGCAAAACCAATAAAGGATTTGGTATTTATCCCGGAGGGCAGTCTGGCAATCCAGGTAGCTTTTATTATGACAACATGATAGAGCCTTGGCTCAAAGGCGAACTGGCCGAGCTGACTTTTATGCGCAAAGTCAATGAAAATGTCCCCAACGCCCTTAGCCGCATTACTTGTAAGAAAAAATAG
- a CDS encoding ABC transporter permease, whose amino-acid sequence MAKFIKFLLYRLIKGIGVILGIAVVIFFLFFTLPGDPVSVINPKGDSLSRANTIKELGLDKPLLVQLGYYLNDLSPVSFHENTPEMESTYNYFVAIPLGGSAILIKYPYLRRSYENKRPVAEILWQDLGGTLVLAITSMVLATLIGVFFGIIAALRHNTWVDYSLVTISILGISIPSFVMAIGISLLFGHYLKDYTGLAMTGSLWGKADIFTGRSSIMISNLILPAFTLALRPLSIIVQLTRSSMLEVLSQDYIRTAKAKGLSFFMVIYKHALRNALNPLITTVSGWLASLMAGAFFIEYVFNWKGIGATTINAVGQKDLPIVMGATLLIGVIFVVVNAFVDILYSVIDPRIQIEE is encoded by the coding sequence ATGGCAAAGTTTATCAAATTTCTACTATATCGACTCATCAAAGGTATCGGGGTGATTTTAGGAATTGCAGTGGTGATTTTTTTCCTTTTTTTTACACTCCCCGGCGACCCCGTGAGTGTCATCAACCCTAAAGGTGATTCGCTCAGCCGAGCCAACACCATCAAAGAGCTAGGCCTAGATAAACCACTGCTGGTACAGTTGGGTTACTATCTCAATGACTTGTCTCCCGTCTCCTTTCACGAAAACACACCCGAAATGGAGAGCACCTATAATTATTTTGTAGCTATCCCGCTAGGGGGCAGCGCAATATTGATAAAATATCCATATCTCCGCCGTTCTTATGAAAACAAGCGGCCGGTGGCCGAAATTCTTTGGCAAGACCTAGGGGGTACCCTCGTACTGGCCATTACCTCGATGGTATTGGCAACATTGATAGGGGTATTTTTTGGCATCATCGCCGCGCTCAGACACAATACATGGGTAGATTACTCGCTCGTAACCATCTCGATATTAGGTATTTCTATCCCTTCTTTTGTGATGGCTATCGGTATCTCTCTGCTTTTTGGGCACTACCTCAAAGACTACACAGGCTTGGCTATGACCGGCTCGCTGTGGGGCAAGGCCGATATTTTCACAGGTAGGTCTTCGATTATGATTTCCAATTTGATTTTGCCTGCCTTTACGCTGGCATTGCGCCCGCTCTCTATCATCGTGCAGCTGACCCGCAGCTCTATGCTCGAAGTGCTTTCACAAGATTATATCCGCACAGCCAAGGCCAAAGGACTGTCCTTTTTTATGGTTATCTACAAACATGCTTTGCGCAATGCACTCAACCCGCTCATTACCACAGTTTCGGGGTGGCTTGCATCCTTGATGGCCGGAGCATTCTTCATTGAATATGTTTTCAACTGGAAGGGCATCGGCGCCACTACCATCAATGCCGTAGGACAAAAAGACTTGCCCATTGTGATGGGAGCAACTCTACTAATCGGGGTTATCTTTGTGGTAGTTAACGCCTTTGTAGATATTCTCTATTCCGTTATTGACCCACGCATTCAAATAGAAGAATAG
- the ligA gene encoding NAD-dependent DNA ligase LigA yields the protein MISPQEAPQRIAELSDKINHYNQRYYQENISEISDYEFDKLLEELISLETQYPHLRQPDSPSQRVGGAVTKNFPTVKHRYPMLSLGNTYSTEELLDFDKRLKKLLGQTQELTYCCELKFDGVSLSLTYEKGLLVRAVTRGDGVQGDDITANAKTIRSIPLRIEAPDLPEVFEVRGEVFMPLEVFEALNQQRAAEGKELYANPRNTASGSLKMQDAAEVAKRKLDMYAYFLLGDNLPFQTHSEAVAALVRWGFPVSPTYKVCEGIAQVQAYLDHWELERLKLPVDTDGAVIKVNSFDQQQELGFTSKSPRWAIAYKYKAQDAATQLLSISYQVGRTGAVTPVAELAPVQLAGTTVKRASLHNADEIARLDLHEGDHVFVEKGGEIIPKVTRVSLALRAPNAKPIRFINQCPACQTELVRREGEAQHFCPNEKGCPPQITGRIEHFIHRKAMDIDSLGSETIELLFEKGLVRNVADLYTLQYDQLIGLERFADRSVRKLLEGIEQSKAVAFERVLFGLGIRHVGETVARKLVAHFRTLEALAAADFEALVAVEDVGERIAHSVQAFLADPEQQALIARLKSYGLQFESQAQEPTKESTRLEGMTFVISGVFERFERDELKDKIEANGGKVASGVSKKTNYLLAGDKIGPAKLEKAQSLGVTILSEEAFLEMLNVL from the coding sequence ATGATTAGCCCACAGGAAGCCCCCCAACGTATTGCTGAGTTGAGCGACAAAATCAACCATTACAACCAACGCTACTATCAAGAAAACATCAGCGAAATATCTGATTATGAATTTGATAAACTACTTGAAGAGCTGATTTCTCTTGAAACACAATATCCTCATTTGCGCCAGCCTGACTCACCCAGCCAAAGGGTAGGGGGGGCGGTAACCAAAAACTTTCCGACGGTCAAACACCGCTACCCCATGCTCTCCTTGGGCAATACCTACTCTACGGAGGAGTTGTTAGATTTTGACAAACGCCTAAAAAAACTCCTAGGTCAAACCCAAGAGCTGACCTATTGCTGTGAGTTGAAGTTTGACGGGGTGTCGCTCAGCCTTACCTACGAAAAGGGGCTGTTGGTACGTGCTGTTACGCGTGGCGATGGGGTTCAGGGCGATGATATTACGGCCAATGCCAAGACCATTCGCTCAATCCCCCTGCGCATAGAAGCCCCTGATTTGCCCGAGGTATTTGAAGTCAGAGGAGAGGTTTTTATGCCCTTAGAGGTATTTGAGGCACTCAACCAACAACGCGCCGCCGAGGGCAAGGAGCTGTATGCCAATCCCCGCAATACGGCCTCTGGCTCGCTCAAGATGCAAGATGCTGCCGAGGTCGCCAAACGCAAACTCGATATGTACGCCTATTTCTTGTTGGGCGACAACCTGCCTTTCCAAACACACAGCGAGGCTGTGGCGGCTTTGGTGCGTTGGGGCTTTCCGGTATCGCCCACATACAAGGTCTGTGAGGGAATAGCCCAAGTACAGGCCTACCTCGACCATTGGGAACTGGAGCGCCTCAAGCTCCCAGTCGACACAGATGGAGCCGTTATCAAAGTCAACTCATTTGACCAACAACAAGAGCTGGGCTTCACTTCTAAAAGCCCACGATGGGCTATCGCCTACAAATACAAGGCCCAAGATGCGGCCACCCAACTGCTGAGTATCAGCTACCAAGTAGGGCGCACAGGCGCGGTTACGCCCGTAGCAGAGCTAGCGCCGGTACAGCTAGCCGGCACAACAGTCAAGCGTGCTTCACTACACAATGCTGACGAAATAGCCCGACTCGACCTCCACGAAGGCGACCACGTCTTTGTAGAAAAAGGAGGAGAAATTATCCCTAAGGTCACCCGCGTGTCGCTGGCATTGCGAGCGCCCAATGCCAAACCTATCCGTTTTATCAATCAATGTCCGGCTTGCCAGACCGAGCTGGTACGCCGCGAAGGAGAGGCACAGCATTTTTGCCCCAATGAAAAGGGATGCCCCCCACAAATTACGGGGCGTATCGAACACTTCATCCACCGAAAAGCGATGGATATCGACAGCCTAGGTAGTGAGACTATCGAACTGTTGTTTGAGAAAGGGCTGGTACGGAATGTAGCCGACCTCTATACCCTACAATACGATCAACTGATTGGGTTAGAGCGCTTTGCCGACCGGTCGGTGCGCAAATTATTGGAAGGCATCGAACAGTCCAAGGCCGTCGCTTTTGAACGTGTGTTGTTTGGCCTAGGCATCCGGCACGTAGGCGAAACAGTAGCCCGCAAGTTGGTAGCCCATTTCCGAACCTTAGAGGCGCTAGCTGCCGCAGACTTTGAGGCGCTCGTTGCTGTAGAGGATGTGGGTGAGCGAATTGCCCACAGTGTGCAGGCGTTTTTGGCTGACCCCGAGCAGCAAGCGCTGATTGCCCGACTGAAAAGCTACGGCCTACAGTTTGAAAGCCAAGCGCAAGAACCTACCAAAGAAAGTACCCGGCTCGAAGGTATGACCTTTGTGATTTCTGGTGTTTTTGAACGCTTCGAACGGGACGAACTCAAAGACAAAATAGAGGCCAATGGCGGAAAGGTAGCCTCGGGGGTTTCCAAAAAAACAAATTACTTGCTGGCAGGAGACAAAATAGGCCCCGCCAAACTCGAAAAAGCCCAAAGCCTTGGCGTAACTATCTTGAGCGAAGAGGCGTTTCTGGAGATGCTCAATGTCCTCTAA
- a CDS encoding OmpA family protein: MIHRSLLISLLTCAALGLLLSGCGSAGAIYRKANKSFEKAEFTDAIELYNQAAQKGYPKARISYQLAEAYRLSNRLALAEEHYKAAIDGNIEEATEARFYYAQALKINGKYEEAAIEFKTYIRSGKDPNQIRLARAEEKHLATIKEIVEQEHFIKLTNCGGLNTAAAEFSPVFYQGKLLFTSSRKDAVYNTTGTGFLGIYAFTFKDQEKCSGFFEPFTDNIYADRLHESSPTFSPDGNMMVFARSNSGGKDDEAEDVDLFFSVKFEGEWTEPKILDISDPDGWDACPFFSPDGKRLYFASTRKGGFGGIDLYVADVKELGKITGARNLGSRINTPGNDMFPYIANDGRLYFASDGHPGLGGLDLFVATRTGKEINIRNLGVPFNSSADDFALIFDSDSTGYFSSNRKGGKGDDDIYRFIDQTPKTKIVNYFLTILTIEEGSADSTLVPVDGAEVNVYDNNEKLLYNFLTDERGSINAQFPIAATQNLIITARKKGFFFKTENFTMAGRAIPEELLTKAITDTTLEAIVELKKIIKDEIFVLRNINYDFNKWDIRPDAAAELDKLVKILKDNPEIFIELRSHTDAVGTNRNNLVLSQKRAESATRYLIDQGIDERRIVARGYGEEELLIDTQEANEQNRRTEFKILRVLDTD, translated from the coding sequence ATGATACACAGAAGCTTACTTATCTCTTTGCTAACCTGCGCTGCCTTGGGGCTGCTGCTCAGTGGTTGTGGCTCTGCCGGAGCTATTTACCGCAAAGCCAATAAGAGTTTTGAAAAAGCCGAATTTACTGATGCCATCGAGCTTTATAACCAAGCTGCCCAAAAAGGCTATCCCAAGGCGCGCATCAGCTACCAACTGGCCGAAGCCTACCGCCTCTCAAACCGCTTGGCACTGGCCGAAGAACATTACAAAGCCGCCATTGACGGCAATATCGAAGAAGCCACCGAGGCCCGCTTTTATTATGCCCAAGCCCTCAAAATCAATGGCAAGTATGAAGAAGCGGCCATCGAGTTCAAAACCTATATCCGCAGCGGCAAAGACCCCAACCAAATCCGGCTAGCTCGCGCAGAGGAAAAGCATTTGGCCACTATCAAAGAAATCGTCGAACAGGAGCACTTCATCAAACTGACCAACTGTGGTGGGCTCAATACGGCGGCTGCCGAGTTTTCGCCCGTGTTTTATCAGGGCAAGCTGCTTTTCACTTCCTCACGCAAAGACGCTGTGTATAACACTACCGGCACCGGCTTTCTGGGGATTTATGCTTTTACCTTCAAAGACCAAGAGAAGTGCAGTGGTTTTTTTGAGCCTTTTACAGATAATATCTATGCAGACCGCCTACACGAGTCTTCGCCTACATTCAGCCCCGACGGCAATATGATGGTTTTTGCCCGCAGCAACAGTGGCGGCAAAGATGATGAGGCCGAAGATGTAGACCTTTTTTTCAGTGTCAAGTTTGAGGGAGAATGGACAGAGCCCAAAATCCTCGATATCAGCGATCCTGATGGCTGGGATGCCTGCCCCTTTTTCTCGCCCGATGGCAAACGCTTGTACTTTGCTTCTACCCGCAAAGGCGGCTTTGGCGGGATAGACCTCTACGTGGCTGACGTAAAGGAGCTGGGCAAAATCACCGGGGCTCGCAACCTCGGCTCCCGAATCAATACCCCGGGCAACGATATGTTTCCTTATATCGCTAATGATGGGCGGCTTTATTTTGCCTCCGATGGCCACCCCGGCCTTGGTGGGCTGGACCTTTTTGTGGCCACCCGCACCGGAAAAGAAATCAATATCCGCAACCTAGGCGTACCCTTCAACTCTTCTGCTGATGATTTTGCTCTCATTTTCGACTCCGACAGTACGGGCTACTTCTCCTCTAACCGCAAAGGTGGCAAGGGTGATGACGATATCTACCGATTCATTGACCAAACACCCAAAACCAAGATTGTCAACTATTTCCTCACCATCCTGACAATCGAAGAAGGCAGCGCTGACAGCACGCTTGTGCCAGTAGACGGGGCGGAGGTCAATGTGTATGACAACAATGAAAAACTACTCTACAACTTCCTGACAGACGAGCGCGGTAGTATCAACGCCCAATTCCCCATTGCCGCTACGCAAAACCTCATCATCACGGCACGCAAAAAGGGCTTCTTCTTCAAAACCGAAAACTTTACAATGGCCGGGCGTGCCATCCCCGAAGAGCTGCTCACCAAGGCCATTACGGATACTACCCTAGAGGCGATAGTAGAGTTGAAGAAGATTATCAAAGACGAGATTTTCGTCTTGCGCAATATCAACTATGACTTCAATAAGTGGGACATCCGCCCCGATGCTGCCGCCGAGCTCGACAAGCTCGTCAAGATATTGAAAGATAATCCCGAAATATTCATCGAACTCCGCTCTCATACGGATGCTGTCGGGACGAACCGCAACAACTTGGTACTGTCTCAAAAGCGTGCCGAATCGGCTACGCGCTATCTCATCGATCAGGGGATAGACGAACGCCGTATCGTAGCACGAGGCTATGGGGAAGAGGAACTGCTCATTGATACCCAAGAAGCCAACGAACAGAACCGCCGAACAGAGTTTAAAATCTTACGTGTATTAGACACCGACTAA